Part of the Acidobacteriota bacterium genome is shown below.
CGGAGCCAGCGCCGGCGGCGCGCCGCGAGCACGGCGCAGTCTCCGGCCGCCTGCGCTTCCTTCACCGTGCCGAACGTGAGCGCGCCGTCCGGGGCGGCCACGTCGATGACGTCCGCGCAGGTGAGGATGAGGAACAGTCCGTCCGCGGGACCGCCCTTGTGCGCCTGCCCCGTCGAATGCAGGAAGCGCGGTCCGAAACCGACGGCGGTCGCCACTCCCGTCGCCGCGCGCACCTGGTGCCGCAGGTCCTCGAGAATCCGCCGATACGGCTCGCACATCTCGAGATAGGCCAGTACGGCGAAGTAGCTGCCGGGTCGCAGCCGGCGGATGTGCGCGGCGACCCACTGCGCCAGCGGGGCCTCTGCGCCGACCGACCGCCGCAATGCCGCGGAGTACGGGCGCGCCGCATAGGCGCGGATGACGCCGGCGTCCCAGGCCAGCTCGGCCACGGGTCCCGCCGCCGCTCGGTCGCTCCCCGGCCCCTCACTCGTGATGGCGCGGGTCGCGACCTTGCTCGCTTCGACGTCCGGCTGATTGAAGGGGTGTACGCCGAGAACGGCTCCCGCCACCGCCGTGGCGAGCTCCCAGCGGAAACACTCCGCGCCCACGTCGTAACGGTCGTGCGCGTGCAGCCGGACCACCGGATGACCCGCCCGCGCCAGCGCGCTCAGCACGCTCTCGCACTCTTCGTCCGGTTCGTCCCCGAGCGCGGTCGAAACGAACAGGCGGTCGTCCCGGTAGATCGCCGGATCGTCCGTCCGCTCGCCGTCCACGGGGATGATTCCGACGCCGTCCTTGCCGGTCGACTCCGCCAGCAACTGCTCGATCCAGGCGCCGAGTCCGTCCAGCCCGGGTGCGGTCACGAGCGTCGTCTTGTTGCGGCCGGCACGGGCCGCAAGCCCGAGCCAAAGGCCGAGCTGAACACCGGGGTTGCTCGCTGCGGGCGACTCGGAGCCGCAGGCTTCGGCCATGGCCCGCGCCCGGTCGAGCAGCAACCGCAGGTCGATGCCGAGGAGCGCGGCCGGCAACAGCCCGAAGTACGACAGGGCGGAATACCGACCGCCGATGCTCGCCTCGCCGTGGAACACGGCGCGGAAGCCGCGTTCGGTTGCCAGGCGGTCGAGCGCCGATCCCGCATCGGTCACCGCCACGAACCGGGACCCGGCCGCCTCGCTGCCCGCACGTTGGCGCACGCGCTCGAAGAAGTGCGCGTGCAGCAGGCTGGTCTCGAGCGTGGTGCCGGACTTGCTGGAAACCACGAAGAGCGTCCGATCGAGGTCGATTTGCGCCTCGAAACGCCTGAGCTGGGCCGGATCGGTCGAGTCCAGCACCCGCAGCTCGATGCCCCCGGCGCCGCCGAAGATGCGCTGCAGCATCTCGGGACAGAGGCTGGATCCCCCCATGCCGAGGAGCGCGGTGACAACGAAGCCGTCCCGCCGCGCCTGATCGACGAAGGCCTCCAGCC
Proteins encoded:
- a CDS encoding transaldolase; amino-acid sequence: MRSPVDRSGRQGKERGEGVTEKKLTGEVDAPPALREAVEKEAAAWSPAGLLGRLWQRDPTVWTGGDEGRWLGWLDVPQPDGAEVRRLEAFVDQARRDGFVVTALLGMGGSSLCPEMLQRIFGGAGGIELRVLDSTDPAQLRRFEAQIDLDRTLFVVSSKSGTTLETSLLHAHFFERVRQRAGSEAAGSRFVAVTDAGSALDRLATERGFRAVFHGEASIGGRYSALSYFGLLPAALLGIDLRLLLDRARAMAEACGSESPAASNPGVQLGLWLGLAARAGRNKTTLVTAPGLDGLGAWIEQLLAESTGKDGVGIIPVDGERTDDPAIYRDDRLFVSTALGDEPDEECESVLSALARAGHPVVRLHAHDRYDVGAECFRWELATAVAGAVLGVHPFNQPDVEASKVATRAITSEGPGSDRAAAGPVAELAWDAGVIRAYAARPYSAALRRSVGAEAPLAQWVAAHIRRLRPGSYFAVLAYLEMCEPYRRILEDLRHQVRAATGVATAVGFGPRFLHSTGQAHKGGPADGLFLILTCADVIDVAAPDGALTFGTVKEAQAAGDCAVLAARRRRWLRLHLDGEVGSGLAAVAALVAEALAAVARGRRRVPAR